CGTTCGTCCGGGCCATGTTCACGGGGCGCGGAGGCGGTCTCCCCGCGATCGTGGCGACAGCCGCTCGCCTCCCGATGCCGCGGGCGCGACGTGCGGTGGCGGCCTCCGGCGCGGGGGAGCGTCGCCTTCCGCGCGATCTGCGTCCGCAGGACTGGGCAGCGCTCTGGCATCAGGTCGCTCGAGGGTGACACAGCTGTCGGGGGCCGGGAGTCGGAGGTAGCCTCGACGCATGTCGGCCTTCGGAACGGTCTCGACTCCCGTCGGTGTCATCGGCGTGGTCAGCGACGGTGCGGCGATCACCCGCGTCATGTGGCGGTCGACTCCGCCCGAGGGCGTAGTCGTCCCGCCGGACCCTGCCGCCGATCCCCTGCTCGTCGAAGCGCTGGCGCAGCTCACCGCCTACTTCGACGGCACACTGCGTCGCTTCGACGTTCCCATCGATCTCGGCGAGCAGACCGCGGCGACGAGGGCGGTGCTCACGGCCCTCCACGAGACGGTCGGGCAGGGGGAGACGATCACCTACGGCGGACTCGCGGCGCGCAGCGGCACGGAGGTGCCGGCCAGGGGCATCGGATCGATCATGGGCGCGAATCCCGTTCCGCTGATCGTGCCCTGCCATCGGGTCGTCGCGGGCGACGGACTCGGCGGATACTCCGGCGGTGACGAGGGGCGGGGACTCGAGACCAAGCGCTGGCTGCTGGAGCATGAGGGGGCTCTGCCGACTTCTCTGTTCTGAGCCGACGCCGGGCATCCGTCATCGCGTCATCTCGGAAGCGAACACCCTGCGAGAATGGACGGGCCGAGTCCCGAGCCGAGGAGCCAACGTGCAGTTCATCTCCACCCGCGGCGGCATGCAGCCGCAGTCGTTCAGCGAGACGCTGCTGGAGGGCCTCGCGCCCGACGGCGGCCTGGCTGTGCCCGAGGTCATGCCGACCGTCGACGGCGAGACGCTCGAGCGCTGGCGTGCGCTGACCTACCCGCAGCTCGCGACCGAGGTGCTCGGGCTGTTCGCGACCGACATCCCGCGCGCGGACCTGGCGCGGATGACGGATGCGGCCTACGCCGACTTCCCCGACGGTGTGGTGCCGCTGCGGGCGATCGATGACGATCTGACTCTGGTCGGTCTGTCCGAAGGCCCCACCCTGGCGTTCAAGGACATGGCCATGCAGTTCCTCGGCCAGGTGCTCGAATACACGCTGGAGCGCAACGACTCCGTGCTCAACATCCTCGGCGCCACCTCGGGAGACACCGGCTCGGCGGCCGAGCACGCCCTGCGCGGCAAGGAGCGCGTCGCCGTGTTCATGCTGTCGCCGCAGGGGCGCATGAGCGCATTCCAGCGGGCGCAGATGTTCTCGCTCGACGACGCGAACGTGCACAACATCTCGGTCGAGGGGGTCTTCGACGACTGCCAGAACCTGGTCAAGAAGCTCGCGGGAGATCTCGACTTCAAGCGGGCGCAGCACCTCGGCGCGGTGAACTCCATCAACCTGGCGCGCATCACGGCGCAGACCGTCTACTACTTCTGGGCCTGGCTGCGCGCCACGGATGCCGGCGGCTGGACCGAGCTGTCGTTCACCGTGCCCTCCGGGAACTTCGGCAACATCCTCTCCGGGTTCTTCGCCAAGCAGATGGGGCTGCCGATCCGTCGCCTCGTGCTCGCCGCGAACGAGAACAACGTGCTGGACGAGTTCTTCCGCACCGGCGTCTACCGCCCGCGCAGCGCCGCCCAGACGCTCGCGACCTCCAGCCCCTCGATGGACATCTCCAAGGCATCGAACCTCGAGCGCTTCATCTTCGAGCTGGTCGACCGCGATCCTGCCCGCGTCGTCGGCGCCTGGGACGACCTCGAGGCACAGGGCCACTTCGACTTCTCCTCCGAGCAGGAGCGCTTCCTCGAGGAGTTCGGCATCGTCAGCGGCACGTCGACCCACGAGGACCGACTGGCGACCATCCGCTCGGTGTACGAGACGACCGGTGAAGTCATCGACCCGCACACGGCCGACGGCGTCAAGGTCGCGCGCGAGTATGTCGAGCCCGGCGTACCGATGCTGGTGCTCGAGACCGCCAAGCCGGAGAAGTTCGCCGAGACCATCCACGAGGCCATCGGCGTCGAGCTCGGCTATGCGCCGGAGCTGCAGGAGATGCTCGATGCCCCGCAGCATGTGACCGAGATGGCCGATGACGAGCACGCGCTCCGCGCCTTCATCCAGGCGAACGCGCTGCACTGATTCCGCGGTCGCCCAGACCCACGCTTCGAATCGAGACCCACTCCCGCCGGCGTCGGCGCGAGTGGGTCTCGGCGTAGAACGTGGGTCTCGCCCGATCGCGGAGGCGGTGCGGATGTGCGACCTGCACATCCGTGGGCGATCCTCGTGCGATATGCACTCGACCGGTCGACGAGCAGGATCTCGATGCGTCAGGCCGGGAGGGCCTTCACCGCGGCGGTGAGCACCTGCGGGACCGTCGGCACACCGGTGGCGCGGAACACCTCCGCACCGGCATCATCGCGGATGATCACGGTGGGCGTGAACTCGATGTCGAGCTCCTCTGCCGCATCCGGGCTCTGTGCCACGTCGATCTCGATGACGGTCGCTTCGGGGAGGAACCGCGCGGCCTCGGCGAGCACGGTCCGCGTGCGTGCGCAGGCGCCGCAGAACGACGACGACACCAGGGTCAGTTCCATGTACACCTCCTCGGACGCGGCTCGCACCACGCAGAGATGCAACCATCATCCTGCTCGCCCTGTTCCCCAGGGACAGAGCCGAGCGGGGGATCGCTAGTCTGCAGCGAGCCACTCCGCGAAGCTCTGACGTCCGAGCTCGGCGTCGGGACCGGGGAGACCGAGCCCTGCCCTCATGCCGGCCATCTGCGGCCCCGGCACGTTCAGCGTCGGCACCCAGCCACGGTATCCCTCGCGCCGGGCGTACGCGCGGACCATGTCCGCCAGCTGCTCCTCGCGAGGCCCGGCGAGGTCCCGTGCACGGCCTTGGGGTGGCGCTGCTGCGAGGGCGGCGAGGCGTGAACCCACCTTGCGGGCGGCCACGGGCTGTGTCCGGGCCTTGGGAGCCATGTGGAGCGGGCCCAACTTCGCCCGTCTGAACATCTGCGCCGCGAACTCGTGGAACTGCGTCGCTCGCAGGGTCGTCCACGGAACGCGCGACGCCTCGACGACCTTCTCCTGGGCGATCTTGCCGGCGTAATAGTCGTAGGGCATGCGGTCGATCCCGACGATCGACAACAGCACGAAGTGTCCGACCCCCGCGTCGGCGGCTGCCGCGGCCAGGTTCCCTGTCGCCGCGGTGAAGAACTCGATCGCTTCGCTGGCTTTGCGCGTCTCGATGCTCGTGACGTCGATCACCGCGTCCGCGCCGGCCAGGGCGTGGCCCAGGCCCTCTCCGGTCACCAGGTCGACTCCCCGTGACCGGCTCAGGACGACGGCGTCGTGCCCCGCGGCCCGCACCGCCTCGACGGTGTGCCGCCCGACGGTTCCGGTTCCTCCTGCGACGACGATCCTCATATGTGTTCTCCTTCGTCTCGGTACATCCTTCTCCTTGTACGACGACGCAGGCGAACGAAACGTGAGGCGCCTGTCGAGAGCGGCATCGACATGGCGTCGGCAGGAGGCCGAGACGGACCAAGATGGAGGCGATGGATGATCTCGTTGTGGTCGAAGCCGAACGCCGTACCCTGCTCGCTCTCGCGTATCGGCTGCTCGGCACGGTCGCTGATGCCGAGGACGCGGTGCAGGAGACCTACGTGCGCTGGGTGCGGCTGACCGACGCGGAGCGCGCACGGATCGTCAATCCGGGTGCGTGGCTGACGCGCGTCGCCGGACGCATCTGCCTGGATGCCCTGGGCTCGGCGCGAGCGCGGAGGGAGAGCTATGTCGGTCAGTGGCTTCCGGAGCCCGTGCCGCAGGACTCGCTGTTCGTCACCCCAGTTCCGGACCCGCTCGACAGCGTGTCCCTCGACGAGTCGGTCGGGATGGCGCTGCTCGTGCTCCTGGAATCGCTCACTCCCCCCGAGCGTGTGGCTTTCGTGCTGCACGACGTGTTCGGCGTCCCGTTCGCGGAGATCGCCGAGACAGTCGGAAGGAGCACGGACGCCGTGAGACAGCTCGCGTCGCAGGGACGTCGACGGGTGCGAGAGCGGCGTGCGCGCCTGGCGACACGGGAGCAGCACGATGCCGTCGCCCGCGCATTCCTCGAAGCCGCAGCGACCGGACGACTCGATCGCCTTATCACTGTGCTCGATCCCGATGTCGTG
This DNA window, taken from Microbacterium maritypicum, encodes the following:
- a CDS encoding methylated-DNA--[protein]-cysteine S-methyltransferase — translated: MSAFGTVSTPVGVIGVVSDGAAITRVMWRSTPPEGVVVPPDPAADPLLVEALAQLTAYFDGTLRRFDVPIDLGEQTAATRAVLTALHETVGQGETITYGGLAARSGTEVPARGIGSIMGANPVPLIVPCHRVVAGDGLGGYSGGDEGRGLETKRWLLEHEGALPTSLF
- the thrC gene encoding threonine synthase, yielding MQFISTRGGMQPQSFSETLLEGLAPDGGLAVPEVMPTVDGETLERWRALTYPQLATEVLGLFATDIPRADLARMTDAAYADFPDGVVPLRAIDDDLTLVGLSEGPTLAFKDMAMQFLGQVLEYTLERNDSVLNILGATSGDTGSAAEHALRGKERVAVFMLSPQGRMSAFQRAQMFSLDDANVHNISVEGVFDDCQNLVKKLAGDLDFKRAQHLGAVNSINLARITAQTVYYFWAWLRATDAGGWTELSFTVPSGNFGNILSGFFAKQMGLPIRRLVLAANENNVLDEFFRTGVYRPRSAAQTLATSSPSMDISKASNLERFIFELVDRDPARVVGAWDDLEAQGHFDFSSEQERFLEEFGIVSGTSTHEDRLATIRSVYETTGEVIDPHTADGVKVAREYVEPGVPMLVLETAKPEKFAETIHEAIGVELGYAPELQEMLDAPQHVTEMADDEHALRAFIQANALH
- a CDS encoding thioredoxin family protein encodes the protein MELTLVSSSFCGACARTRTVLAEAARFLPEATVIEIDVAQSPDAAEELDIEFTPTVIIRDDAGAEVFRATGVPTVPQVLTAAVKALPA
- a CDS encoding SDR family oxidoreductase, producing the protein MRIVVAGGTGTVGRHTVEAVRAAGHDAVVLSRSRGVDLVTGEGLGHALAGADAVIDVTSIETRKASEAIEFFTAATGNLAAAAADAGVGHFVLLSIVGIDRMPYDYYAGKIAQEKVVEASRVPWTTLRATQFHEFAAQMFRRAKLGPLHMAPKARTQPVAARKVGSRLAALAAAPPQGRARDLAGPREEQLADMVRAYARREGYRGWVPTLNVPGPQMAGMRAGLGLPGPDAELGRQSFAEWLAAD
- the sigJ gene encoding RNA polymerase sigma factor SigJ, translated to MDDLVVVEAERRTLLALAYRLLGTVADAEDAVQETYVRWVRLTDAERARIVNPGAWLTRVAGRICLDALGSARARRESYVGQWLPEPVPQDSLFVTPVPDPLDSVSLDESVGMALLVLLESLTPPERVAFVLHDVFGVPFAEIAETVGRSTDAVRQLASQGRRRVRERRARLATREQHDAVARAFLEAAATGRLDRLITVLDPDVVLISDAGGRKSAALRPVVGADRVARFLQGIARRHPGAEVILVPTADGLAALATLDGCPDAVFSFVVEGERITEVLAVRNPDKLTQWS